A portion of the Aquicoccus sp. G2-2 genome contains these proteins:
- a CDS encoding ShlB/FhaC/HecB family hemolysin secretion/activation protein, with product MSNSSRYLPIAAVAVFVAGCSLIGGTPVSAQAVTPQQGNIQGKIAQQTREKLQERDAESRVKQQGPAVVTDPLNRRELPAPGGPTVLLKSVAFEPGSAFLTRAELDGIAGKYQGKRVDFSQISELVRDVNDLYAEKGIVTAAAILPPQQLSDGTLEVRLVEGQVGKVALVGEHQTKNEFIFDRVTLAKGTTVDVPTASKDIQRFNAVNRAQLRMLLQPGASFGYTDLLLGITEPPKHELQFYLDNEGVASTGRGQLSTLYRRYGLLGVDDTLLAYVATSEGSTAATLRYEFPINTHGTRLAASVTASKVNVVHGPTKVLNITGDSKSANLTLSHPLFVNENWTVLGTAAAFYGTSSSKSATVPLVDSKTTKLAPGVTLSYSGDKAAMTTQVQGVFAKATDNIAGSTRDIFLLAGSFSGQYYLENGFSLVGTGAWQHTSAKLVPGNLLFQIGGPTTVRGYPSDGVAGDSGYYASMEVHKQFNMPHGVPLDGYLFTDFGTVYSTFPKHTNLVSAGVGANYNLNDRVKLSLSVAAPLKQSVTNQSDYVVSAMMTFNAF from the coding sequence ATGTCAAATTCGAGTCGTTATTTGCCAATTGCCGCCGTGGCTGTGTTTGTTGCTGGGTGCAGTCTGATCGGGGGGACGCCGGTATCCGCGCAGGCGGTCACGCCGCAGCAGGGCAATATTCAGGGCAAGATCGCGCAGCAGACCAGAGAGAAGCTGCAAGAGCGCGATGCAGAATCTCGCGTGAAGCAGCAGGGCCCGGCGGTTGTGACGGACCCGCTCAACCGGCGCGAGTTGCCCGCGCCGGGTGGACCGACCGTGTTGCTGAAATCGGTCGCGTTTGAGCCGGGATCGGCCTTCCTGACGCGGGCCGAGTTGGACGGGATCGCGGGAAAATACCAAGGCAAGCGGGTCGATTTTTCGCAAATCTCCGAATTGGTGCGGGATGTGAATGATCTTTATGCCGAAAAGGGAATCGTGACCGCCGCCGCCATTCTGCCGCCGCAGCAATTGAGCGACGGCACGCTGGAGGTGCGACTGGTCGAAGGGCAGGTCGGCAAGGTGGCCTTGGTCGGGGAGCATCAGACCAAGAACGAGTTCATCTTTGATCGCGTCACGCTTGCCAAGGGCACCACCGTTGACGTGCCGACGGCGAGCAAGGATATTCAGCGCTTTAACGCGGTCAACCGGGCGCAGTTGCGTATGTTGCTCCAGCCCGGTGCGTCCTTTGGGTATACCGATCTGTTGCTGGGCATCACCGAACCGCCGAAACACGAGCTTCAGTTCTATCTCGACAATGAAGGAGTTGCTTCGACCGGACGGGGGCAGCTTTCCACGCTGTATCGCAGATACGGTCTGCTCGGCGTCGACGACACGTTGCTGGCCTATGTCGCCACAAGCGAGGGCAGCACTGCGGCGACACTGCGCTATGAGTTCCCGATCAACACCCATGGTACGCGGCTTGCAGCCAGCGTGACCGCCTCGAAAGTCAACGTTGTGCATGGCCCGACCAAGGTGCTCAACATCACGGGAGATTCGAAGTCGGCGAACCTCACGCTGTCGCATCCGCTGTTTGTCAATGAGAACTGGACCGTTCTCGGCACCGCAGCGGCATTCTACGGGACCAGTTCGTCAAAATCGGCGACTGTTCCGCTGGTGGACAGCAAGACGACCAAGCTCGCCCCCGGCGTGACCTTGTCCTATTCGGGTGACAAGGCGGCGATGACGACGCAGGTTCAGGGCGTGTTTGCCAAAGCCACCGACAATATTGCCGGATCGACGCGCGATATTTTCCTGCTCGCGGGCTCTTTCAGCGGTCAGTATTACCTTGAGAACGGCTTCAGTCTGGTGGGCACCGGGGCGTGGCAGCATACCAGTGCGAAACTGGTGCCGGGCAACCTGTTGTTTCAAATCGGAGGCCCGACGACGGTGCGCGGGTATCCCTCTGACGGGGTTGCGGGGGATAGCGGCTATTACGCCAGCATGGAGGTGCACAAGCAGTTCAACATGCCCCATGGTGTGCCCCTCGATGGGTATCTTTTCACCGACTTTGGCACGGTCTATTCGACCTTCCCGAAACATACCAATCTGGTTTCGGCCGGGGTTGGGGCGAATTACAATCTCAATGATCGTGTGAAGCTGTCGTTGTCGGTTGCGGCGCCATTGAAGCAGTCGGTGACCAATCAGTCGGATTATGTCGTATCCGCGATGATGACGTTTAACGCGTTTTGA